The DNA region GAATGAAAATTAACATACTGTTTATAAAAATGTCTTCTGAAATAAAGAGTATTAATTTTTTACTAGGCGAAAGCAGCATGGAATTAGAAgactcaacaacaaaaagtttGGAACCTAAAGTTCCCAGAATTAAAGAAGTACTTAAAGAACGGAAAGTTTTAGAGAAAAAAGTAGCCTtaagcaaaaaaagaagaaaagattcaAGGTACATGTTTTATCTGGTTGTGTTCCCCTTGTATCGCCCTGCTGGGTTTCTGCTGCTCACTCTTTCACAGGAGAAGCATTGCAAATGGCTGTAAAGAATTGACCCTCAGGGAGGTGGTGCTGTGGTTTATCAGGCTTCTCAGACAGCACCAGTTAGTggactggatgctccacttcacatccagttcccagctaaggCACTGGGGAGAGCaatggaggctgggccaggggggAGAGCcaaaggaagctgctggctcctggctttggataagctcagctatggccgttgtgaccgcttggggagtgaaccaacagatgggagatctctctctgtctcttctctctgtgtttccaatgaaaaaaattggCCCTGATCATTAAACTACTGCATGCTATGAAGGACCTTAGAGTTTCGTTTTCAGTGTTGTAGTTTGTGctgctaatattttaaaaagcagcatttgAATCTTCTTAGAATTCCAGATCTGTTTAATAATCTGGTGAAAGGTTTAGTTCCTCTCCTCTGAACAGTGCACCTATGTGAGTGTGACAATTATCCCCCAAACTTGAGTGCGTGTGGGGGCCCCAGGAAGTACTCTGATCTGGTCCTCCCGTCATCACTTACAGTAATTGTGTCCATTCTGCAGtctttgttgtatttatttgtgtttacatacatgcatatatgccaGTATCCTGCCTCTGTATCAAGTAAAGACCGAGCCAGAACATTAGTAAATGTGTGAGAATTAAAAAGCCGAAGGTACTTCTGAGAGGCAGCTGTGAAGTCATGGGAGCCATGGGCTACATTTTACAGCTTTATCAAACTACAATTACATGAATTagtaacagacttaaaaataGCTAGATCAATAAGACAGTAAAAGGAGTTAGTACTTTATTCAAGCAGTAGTAAAAGGCATTAGTTTATTATTATCCTTCAGTCCTATTGATCTCAATAAATGCGAAGTGTCCTGTTTACTCAGAAGTGCTGAACTTTTAAAATGGAATGGTCACCCATAAAGTGTCCGTCATCCTGCAGCACATCAGTTTTGGCTCTAATTATGCTTTACTCTTTAGCTTCAGGAGTAGTTCATGCCACGTTTGGTGTTGTGTTCTCTGTTGGCAAGAAatgcttttttattgttgttgttaattcTATTTGTGTTTATTAAGAGACTGAGAtggggccagtacagtggcccCTGTGGATTAAGCCTCTTCCtgtcatgccagcatctcattgttgccagttcacatccccactgcttcgcttccaatccagctccctgccaatgtgcctgggaaaacagcaaatgatgacccaacTGTGGGAGACGTGATGAAgctgctgggtcctggcttcactctgatgaagctgctggttcctggctttgctctggccgtGAACTAGGAGTTCTATGtagatttcccacatggctggcacagGCCCAGGCCTGTGGATCTTCTGTTGCCACcctggcatattagcaggaagcaggaacagaagcaaaatggcactccagtatgggctgctggtgttgtGAGTGCTAGCTGTAATGCCAGCCCTCAGAACAGGATACCAATTGAAATGTAACAAGAGTAAGTATTTGtagtaaaagaaaacattttctgcaGCCTTCTTGAGCAATCGTAACTTTGTATTCACAGTTCATTTTGAACTTTTGTCCCCTTAGAAATATGGAAGAGAATTCCAAAAAGAAACAACAGTCCGAAGAAGATTCCAAAGAAACCCTCAAAACAAGTGAGGTATGTCCTAGTAAGACTTCCTTTCCAatagctctttttaaaattgcCGCATTTAGTTCCTGATAGTGACACTTTGGgtatagtttgatttttttttccccaagttttaTAAGAGATCTAAACATTCAGCATTTTCAAATCCCTATTATTGTGGCCTGAATTCCTTTTGGTATGCTGATTCTCATTTCATGTTACCTTGTGAGGTTCATAATCATGTCATGATTGGATCTTATTGTATTGCATGGatatataataatttatttaagCGTTTCCTTATGTTTAAGGAGACCATATCCAAGAAGTGATTATTTCAGTtggtaaaaatatgtaaaatgaatacatctcttCCTGGTTTTTGCATTATATTCTTAGGATACACTTTTGCTGTCACTGAATTTAAATACTTATCTGTGCAAGCATAGTCATAATTCTATGactgaaatatttatatttttaaaatgtgcattagggaaaattaataattaaatgttttttataGGTGGTAAGTTACTCCTAATTTTGTATTCAAAAGTTAGAgtcatgttttataaaatatcctGGTGTTCTAATGGCATGTTAAAAATAATTAGCTTTGTTTTATAAGTTTCAAAAACAGTGATCTTTTGGAACTGTATTTCATTGTTTAGTATTCATTATTTCTTAGTTTAAGATTAGGTTTGCACCAATTGCCATCAGTCCTCTCTTTAAAGAATTTAAGAGATTCATTAAGGTCTCAGAATGTCCACGTCCCTATGTATACTAGTAGAAGTGCATTAATGCTGGTGTTGACGTTTAAGGAAACGCAGTGTGGGGTTCACCCACAGCCACACAGGTCTTTTAAGGACTTCTGCCCACTATTTAAATAATCACATGGGTAGTCAGTAAGTCTCCTGAACACATGAATGACTCTTGGGAAAACAGCATCTCTGTGACGGTGTCTGCAGTGATGAGCACATCCAAACTCAGTCCTAGCACACTTCCTTCTTCCCTGAATGTCGAACTGTTGAATGACACTGAACGTGAGCTTCCAAATGCATCAGATTGGGATAATGACACCTACTGTAGGCAGCTTGTATTGGATAACACCTGTAGCAGCACTCAGCATATTAAATGCACTCCTGTTAAATTTGAATCTAAAAATTAGTTTTGGTGTTTCTCACATTTTAACCCTGGTTTTGTCACAGCATTGTGAAAAGGATAAGGCGTCTTCTTCAAAGGAGCCCAAGCATGCTCACGCAAAAAGCGAACCAAGCAAACCTGCGCGGAGACTCTCAGAATGCTTACACTCAGCCGATGACAGCAAAAGTGAATCTAAAGTGGAGAAGGAACATAAGAGACGCACGTCCACGCCTGTCGTGTTGGAAGGGATGCAGGAAGACAGTGACTcgagagaggggaagaggcaaGGAGAGCGAGCAGAAAGTGTCCCTGACGACCTCCAGCGGCAGAAAAGCATACTTAAACATGAAAAGCATGTAAAGAAAGATGATTCTGAAACATTACATTTGAAAAGCCTACCTAAGAAGGATGTGAAATCCTCCAAGGAGAAGcctgaaaaagagaaaactttaGCAGAAGACAAAATGTCTGCCAAACATAAATATAAAGGCGATGGTGTGCATAAAACAGGTGACGAAGCTGAGCTTCAATCTGAGAAAGGCGGAAAATTGGAGGAGACTATACAGAAGCAAAGTCAGCAACCAAAGCTGCTCTCAGAGGAGAAAAGCGAAAGAAAAGGCAAACATAGGAATGAAAGGAAATTGTCAATTTTAGGCAAAGATGGGAAGCCAGTTTCTGAGTATCTTATAAAAACAGATGAGAATGTGCGtaaagaaagcaacaaaaaagagagaaacacatcAGCTGAAAAAACTAAGGCAGAACACAGGTCAAGAAGGTCAAGTGATTCTAAAATTCATAAAGATTCTCTCAGCTCTAAACAGCATGGTGTCGCCTTACAGAGACGAAGTGAAAGTTACTCAGAAGACAAGTGTGACGCAGACTCTGTTCATGTAGACAGTAATTTAAAACCGGAAGACGTCCTCAAGGAGAAGCGAAGGACAAAGAGCTTCTTGGATGAAAAACTTGGGTTAAAATCTAAATCGAAAAGTCAAGGCAAACAGTTAAAAGTTGTtgaggcagaattacaggaaaGCACTGCAAAACAGTCCACCCCTTCCAAACCAGATAAAGAGAagaacacagaagaaaatgagCCAGAAAGACCACGGAAGTCGAAAGTTGAAGACAAAACTGTAGAAGAAACTGTTGTTGAAGCTGCGTTAGAGAGTGCTGCTTCTGCAGCACATACCACACAGAAAGATCCTAGCCACAGAGCCAAGTTAGCTTCGGCAAAGGAGAAGTATAAGGGTGATAAAGATTCGAGTTCATCGAGACTGGAGAGAAAGTTGTCAGATGGGCACAGAAACAGAAGCTTAAAGCATAGAAGTAAAGATgtgaaaaaaaaggaggaaggtaAATCAGACGACAAGGATGGTAATCATGGAAAGAGCAGAGGAAATAGTTCAGCCATAGAAAAGAAATTAAGTAAAAGGCTGTCTGAAAATCGAAGAGGAAGCTTGTCACAAGAAATGACCAGAGGAGAAGAAAAATTAGCAAACACTCCCAGTACTCCTGGTATTGCTTCCCTCCAGAGACCAAAAAAAAGTAGTGATAGCGCATTGATCCCTGAACgagagccaatggacattgattCTGAGCCAGCTGTTGAAAACATAGTTGACATTTCTAAAACCCAAAACAATACCAATAATGGTTCTCAAACAGACATTGACTCTGAAAATGTTGTGAAACAAAAACTTACTGCCACAGTTCTAAAGGATGAACTAAGAACTTCAACAGTAGATTCAAAAACAGCAGCTCCATCCTGCAAACCAGGGCGTGGAACCGGAGTGGGTTATTCTGAAAAACATGCTGATCATAAAAGTACCCTGACCAAGAAAGCACAGATCCAAAATGCTGTGTCCAAACCAAACCCCGGAGAGAAAGAACCTATTCCACAGGGAACTTGTGAAATGATTGTGGACTGTGAAGCTAGTCACCGAATGCTAGCTAACACCCTGTCAGAAAATGACAGGAcacaaaagattttgaaaagcaCAACCACAACCAAGCCCACTGAAGAATGTGTTGCTCTCGAACATTCCATGAATGTAGGCCCTTCACTGTCCTTAAGTTCAGGAACTCCTGTACCTCAGAGAGAAGCCAGTGATTCAGCTGTGACTCCTGTCGTTGACAAAAGAACTGTTTTAGAACTTGGCACAGGCAGCACCTTGCTTGTGCAACACTTGACTGTTCCTAACCAAATGTTGATCGTTAAGGAATCAGAAGTTTCTCGAACAAGTAACAACAAAGAAGGTGGTGAATGTCCCACAGTTGCTACTCCAGCAAAAGCAGGCATGAGTAGCAAAAGACACATTCCAGAAGCTCACCAAGCCACTTTATTAGACAGTAAACAAGGAAAAGTAAACCTGTCTTTTGCTAGCAAAGCAACAGACATGATCATAGGAAATGAGTGTGTTAGCAAAGAAGGTAGTTTGATGGACATGACCCAAAAAAGTGACATGAGTACAGAGCCCATCTTAAAGCAGAGATGTATAGCTACAATAGAAAGTGAAAAGATGGGTGAGATTGAGCATGTGGTAAGCATGAATACAGAAAGGGGTGCTGAATCTGTTGAATGTAATCAAAATACAGGTGACATAATAAACATGTCAGTTGATGGTGACAAAAGGAATGAGAACAATGAGGTAGATACCAGTGCTGGAGATGCTGCGCCTTCTGTGTCCCATCCAAGGGATGGAAAGACGGAGAATGCTGCAGGTGGATCTGTCAGGACAAAAAAGACTTCTGTTGCTTCCAGTAGTGATGGGAAGGACAACAGTGTCACCTTCAATCCACTCAAGGCTGGAAATGTTGCTTCCACTTCTTCGGAAACACAGGAGAGTGAGGTGGCCTTGCCTTGCACCAGCATCGAGGCAGACGAAGGCTTCACGATGGGAGCGTGCCGGAGAAGCAATCAAGTTCAGAGTGGGTCCGAAGCCAGTGAAAGCACCGTGTTTGCTGCAGCTGAAGAAGGTGGGGGTGTTGTCACAGAAGGATTTGCTGAAAGTGAGACTTTCCTCACCAGCACCAAGGAAGGAGAAAGTGGAGAGTGGTCTGTGGCAGAATCTGAAGAtaggccagcagagccagtggcTGCACATATAGTTAAAGCTGAAGCTAATGTGAATAGAGTTGTAAGTGAGGAAAAAGATGATGCTGTAACTAGTGCCGGCTCTGAAGAAAAATGTGGTGATTCTTCCAATAGAGCCTCAGAAATAGTGGAGGAAGCCATCGCTTTCATCAGTGAAGTTGAAAGTGACGGGGCAGTTACTAGTGCTGGGACCGCGGTCAGAGTGGGATCCGTCAGCAGTGAAGACGTCGATGAGTCCCAGGGAAATATGACAAGAATGGGTCCTAAAAAGGAAACAGATGGCACTGTAACATGTACAGGAACACAAGGTAGAAGTGATAACTTTGTCATCTACTCAGTAACAGGGGCAGGACCTCAGGAGGAACGTGTGGTTACAGGTGCCAGTGTGGTCCTGGTAGATAACGTGTTGCCCCCTGGAACTAGCACCGCCCAAGACGGAGATGGCTCTGTGAATGATGGCACAGGAGAGAGTGCCGTCACCAGCACAGGAATCACGGAAGAAGATGGAGAGGGGCCAGCAAGCTGCACGGGTTCAGAAGATGGCAGTGAAGGTTTTGCGATAAGTTCTGAATCAGAAGAAAGTAGAGAGAGTGCAATGGACAGCAGAGCGGCCAAGGAAGTCACCGATGCCCTGTTAGTTGCCCCTGGTCCGTGTGATGATGAGGGCATTGTGACCAGCACAGGTGCAAAAGAGGAGGATGATGAAGGGGAGGGTGTTGTGACTAGTACTGGGAGAGGGAATGAAATTGTCCATGCCTCAACTTGCACAGGGATTGGAGAAGAAAGTGAAGGAGTGCTGATTTGTGAAAGTGCAGAAGGGGACAATCAGATTGGTCCTGTAGTTCACAAGGTGGAAGCTGAGGCTGGAGCAGCCATCACAAATGCAAACGAAAGTAGTGTTGACAGCGTGAGTGATGCTGAGAAGGAAAGCAAAGACCCGGAGATCTGCTCCAGTGCGAAAGGGCTTGTGGAAAGCAGTGTGACCAGTGCAGTCACAGGAAAGGGCGAAGTGATGCCAGTTCCAGGAGGCTGTGAGGATCCCATGACAAGTGCAGTTTCTGATCAAAGTGGTAGTCAGATCACCAgggaagaaaagatggaagacacCACCATTTCCACTGGCGTGGTTGGGGGCAGTTATGACGTAGTATCTGGTGCAGTCCCAGAATGTAAAGTTGACCACACATCAccaagtggaaaagcagatgaggGCATCATCACCTCTGTTGAGAATGAAGAGCGTGCTGGGCTCATGGCCGCTACCGCCACTGAGGATCTTCCTCACCAAAAGAGCCTGGCTGGCGGGGACAGGCAAAGCAAAGGCTTACTGATTTCCACCAGTACAGGTGATTACACCCATCAATTAAGTGCAGTGGTTGACGTGGGCCTAGGTCACTCAAGTACTCTGAGAGCTGAAGAAAATATAGAAGGTCACAGAATTAATTTGGAAGAATTTGAGGCTCCCATGCCCAGTGCAGTTTCAGGAGATGAGAGCCAACTTAGTGCTGACAGAAATGAGGAGAAGGATGAGTGTGCCATGATTTCCACAAGCATCAAAGAATGTGAAGTGCCTATTTCCAGTGCAACAACCGTCACAGGTGTTGAGACTCAGctgccagtggcagcagcagaagagcgaGCTAAAAGCCCAAGCTCTGCAGGTGCTGATGACCTTGAGGTTCCTACTCCCAGTGCACCCGCAGAAGTGGAAAGTCCTCTTGCCACAACCAGCAAAGAGGAAAAAGATGAATGTGCCCTGATTTCCACCAGCATAGCAGAGGAATGTGAAGCTTCTGTTTCTGGGGCCGGTGTTGAAGGGGAAAGCGGGAGTGCCGTTATCTCGACCAGCTCTGGGGAAGACTGCGAGGGTCCCGTGTCCAGTGCCATCCCTCAGGAAGTCCAACCCTCGATCACACTAGCAGAAGAGATGAGTGACTTAGCCATGATTTCCACAAGTACATCTGAAGGATGCGAGGCAGTTATGATTGGCACTGCCACCCGGGATGAAGACCAGGCCACCTCTGCGAGAGTGGAAGACTTGAGTGATGCTGCCATCATCTCTACCAGCACGGCGGAGTGTGTGCTCGTGCTTGCCAggataaacacacacagagaccatcAGCTGGCTGCAAACAACCCAGAAGGAAGCAACAACCTGTCAGCTACCATGGTGAGCAAATGTGAGGTTCCTCTGCCCAGCCTCATTGCTGAAAACAGCTGTCGATGTCCTGAGCCATTCACAAGAGGCAAAGAAACAGACCCCACGATGGCACTGAGCACCAAGAGAGAATGCGGGAGACCAGCGTCGCTCCATGAGCCCTCTGCCGGAGCAGGGCATCCGAGTGCTATGTGTACAGGACAAGGACGACAGGAGTGTGCCTTGTGCCCCAAAGCTACAAAAGAGCAGAATGTTGTAGACAGAGGCCCAGAGGCGGAGTTGGCAGGGGGCAGGAGCACAGCTGAGTGTTCAGCAGGAAAGGACTTAGAGAGGAGTGCAAACTCTCCAAGACATCACAGAGAACCACAGCAGGTGTCTGCCCAGACACCCGAGGAGCCATCTGTCAGGACTCAATGTTTGGCAACAGAAAATACTGGTGCTCAAAGAACTGACAGTGTGCCACCTGTCCAAGACAATGTAGCAGAGGATTCCTCTGATCCTGTCCAGCAGGAACCCGAGAATAGCCTGAAATCCACTACGGATTGTATTATTGGGCAAGAGTCAAAGATGGTTCCTTCTCACACGGAGATCCTTCCAGCTGTGGCCGTGCCTCCATGTGAGCGGGACTTGACTATGGTGAGCGATTCCAGTAACGGATGGACACATCAGGCCCCTTCcaagagagatggagatggaaGCAGCTCGAGAGAATCATTCCATGAGGAAGGACACCTCAACGTCACCGTTTCTCCTGAAGACAATTTGGATGACAGAGGTAAGAATCTGTTTCTAATTTTACTGTTACGGAGATGGTATAGCCACGTGACTAAGACAGCCTTGGCAACCATGGTTTGGGCTCTCGGGGTGAAAATCAGTTAAAGTTTTTTCTTATATAGTAATTTATCAAATGTGAAGATTGAGCTTCTTTGAAAGTTGGCTTGCTTAAAAGTTAGACCTATCTCGTATGTGCAAGGAGAGAACAGATAGCACACTGAAGCCTGGGGAATGAGTGAAGCGCAAGTCTCTGAGTCTCTGTATCCTTCAGGTTTCTTGCTAATCAGATTGAAGAATTCTTTACTACAGCCCCCAAAAATGATATTCTCCATTGCCCTCATGTTTTAAGTAAGGAAATAGggtcaaaaaatttaaataatgtcatGGCATTTGGGTgctttagagggaaaaaaaatttaattcctaAGCTCCGGTGTTCTGTTTTATAGAATAGAAATAGTAAGAGACAATAGTACAACAACAACCATTATTCCTGCCCTCATTTGATTTATTATAGATTTGCAATATGTACCGGTTCACTTTGCTGGCTACTTCTAATTAAGGGAGAAcagtatgtatattttttaactGTATATTGTTCAggtaaaatgaattaatttccaGTTTGGAATATGTTTCCAAGAGAAAGGAAACATGTTCCCTTTTGACAGGTCTCAGAGTTCTGATCTTTTAGAAGCAGTTGGTAGCTTTCAAAGATAAGATCTCAGGCATTCATCATTACAGTGCAAATGCAGGTGCTTTATGCCAAATCCTGCTGTGTTAGACTTTAGTGTGCAAGGTCGTTAAGATGGGGAAGTAACTGTTAATTAAGCCATGTATGTGACAGGTGATGTGAAAGGTAGTAAGAATGTGTAATACACACAAGGCTGTAATGACTTGAAAAGGGCAGAGAACAGTGATGTCTTTTCCACTTTGGGTGTGTAAACTGTAGCGTCCTGGACTTCCAAACTGGAACAGATCTTGACTGTTATGTAACCCAACCTTAGGAAAGTGAGTCCTGTCGTAACGGTTGAAACAAAGATTGAAATAAATAACTTTAGGGATTGTGGTACAGTTAAATAAGCCGTCCCTTGCATTGCCAGAATCTAGAGTggcagtttgagtctcagctgttctgcttctggtaCAGCTCCTTGCATGTATACCTGATGTCCACCCGTGTGggacagctgttccacttctggtacagctccctgctcatgtacctggtgCCTGGTCACTTCCACCCGTGTGGGACAGCTGTTCCGCTTCTGGTACAGCTCCTTGCATGTATACCTGatgtccacccatgtgggacagctgttctgcttctggtacagctccctgctcatgtacctggtgCCTGGTCACTTCCACCCGTGTGGgacagctgttctgcttctggtaCAGCTCCTTGCATGTATACCTGATGTCCACCCGTGTTCtggtacagctccctgctcatgtggctGATCCCATACCCCCCTGTGAGAGACCTAGGTGTGTTTGTGGGTTCCTCGCTGCAGcctgcttttgcagccacttggccaaTAAATCATAGAATGGGAGgtatctctgtccctcactcccttcttccttccctctttttttcttattt from Ochotona princeps isolate mOchPri1 chromosome 11, mOchPri1.hap1, whole genome shotgun sequence includes:
- the BOD1L1 gene encoding biorientation of chromosomes in cell division protein 1-like 1 isoform X2, which codes for MATNPQPQPPPPAPPPPPPQPQPPPPPPGPGTGPGTGGPGGAGAGAGDPQLVAMIVNHLKSQGLFDQFRRDCLADVDTKPAYQNLRQRVDNFVANHLATHTWSPHLNKNQLRNNIRQQVLKSGMLESGIDRIISQVVDPKINHTFRPQVEKAVHEFLATLNHREEASGSTVPDEEKPDSSIVVQGIPAPGPSVNVAKDAMSILETITSLNQEANAARASTETSSAKTGERASKRVPSQPGTDTSTDRERTSEDITDKEKCTPDAGADGLEATSKSEEFSDLPCPVEEIKNHIKENNGLLLPNKDIQQESSDQKNKSMDKGEKKPEPSEKGERKKEKKEKMEKKCDYSKRSEDTQKGKDEKQIKDKEVESTKLPLEKNNNKTKSVEGTKEECSLIDSDVDGLTDITVSSVHTSDLSSFEEDTEEEVVMSDSMEEGEITSDDEENKQNKTKTQISESNEGKAKSIRHAYVHKPYLYSKYYSDSDDELTVEQRRQSIAKEKEERLLRRQINREKLEEKRKQKAEKTKSSKAKSQGESSMELEDSTTKSLEPKVPRIKEVLKERKVLEKKVALSKKRRKDSRNMEENSKKKQQSEEDSKETLKTSEHCEKDKASSSKEPKHAHAKSEPSKPARRLSECLHSADDSKSESKVEKEHKRRTSTPVVLEGMQEDSDSREGKRQGERAESVPDDLQRQKSILKHEKHVKKDDSETLHLKSLPKKDVKSSKEKPEKEKTLAEDKMSAKHKYKGDGVHKTGDEAELQSEKGGKLEETIQKQSQQPKLLSEEKSERKGKHRNERKLSILGKDGKPVSEYLIKTDENVRKESNKKERNTSAEKTKAEHRSRRSSDSKIHKDSLSSKQHGVALQRRSESYSEDKCDADSVHVDSNLKPEDVLKEKRRTKSFLDEKLGLKSKSKSQGKQLKVVEAELQESTAKQSTPSKPDKEKNTEENEPERPRKSKVEDKTVEETVVEAALESAASAAHTTQKDPSHRAKLASAKEKYKGDKDSSSSRLERKLSDGHRNRSLKHRSKDVKKKEEGKSDDKDGNHGKSRGNSSAIEKKLSKRLSENRRGSLSQEMTRGEEKLANTPSTPGIASLQRPKKSSDSALIPEREPMDIDSEPAVENIVDISKTQNNTNNGSQTDIDSENVVKQKLTATVLKDELRTSTVDSKTAAPSCKPGRGTGVGYSEKHADHKSTLTKKAQIQNAVSKPNPGEKEPIPQGTCEMIVDCEASHRMLANTLSENDRTQKILKSTTTTKPTEECVALEHSMNVGPSLSLSSGTPVPQREASDSAVTPVVDKRTVLELGTGSTLLVQHLTVPNQMLIVKESEVSRTSNNKEGGECPTVATPAKAGMSSKRHIPEAHQATLLDSKQGKVNLSFASKATDMIIGNECVSKEGSLMDMTQKSDMSTEPILKQRCIATIESEKMGEIEHVVSMNTERGAESVECNQNTGDIINMSVDGDKRNENNEVDTSAGDAAPSVSHPRDGKTENAAGGSVRTKKTSVASSSDGKDNSVTFNPLKAGNVASTSSETQESEVALPCTSIEADEGFTMGACRRSNQVQSGSEASESTVFAAAEEGGGVVTEGFAESETFLTSTKEGESGEWSVAESEDRPAEPVAAHIVKAEANVNRVVSEEKDDAVTSAGSEEKCGDSSNRASEIVEEAIAFISEVESDGAVTSAGTAVRVGSVSSEDVDESQGNMTRMGPKKETDGTVTCTGTQGRSDNFVIYSVTGAGPQEERVVTGASVVLVDNVLPPGTSTAQDGDGSVNDGTGESAVTSTGITEEDGEGPASCTGSEDGSEGFAISSESEESRESAMDSRAAKEVTDALLVAPGPCDDEGIVTSTGAKEEDDEGEGVVTSTGRGNEIVHASTCTGIGEESEGVLICESAEGDNQIGPVVHKVEAEAGAAITNANESSVDSVSDAEKESKDPEICSSAKGLVESSVTSAVTGKGEVMPVPGGCEDPMTSAVSDQSGSQITREEKMEDTTISTGVVGGSYDVVSGAVPECKVDHTSPSGKADEGIITSVENEERAGLMAATATEDLPHQKSLAGGDRQSKGLLISTSTGDYTHQLSAVVDVGLGHSSTLRAEENIEGHRINLEEFEAPMPSAVSGDESQLSADRNEEKDECAMISTSIKECEVPISSATTVTGVETQLPVAAAEERAKSPSSAGADDLEVPTPSAPAEVESPLATTSKEEKDECALISTSIAEECEASVSGAGVEGESGSAVISTSSGEDCEGPVSSAIPQEVQPSITLAEEMSDLAMISTSTSEGCEAVMIGTATRDEDQATSARVEDLSDAAIISTSTAECVLVLARINTHRDHQLAANNPEGSNNLSATMVSKCEVPLPSLIAENSCRCPEPFTRGKETDPTMALSTKRECGRPASLHEPSAGAGHPSAMCTGQGRQECALCPKATKEQNVVDRGPEAELAGGRSTAECSAGKDLERSANSPRHHREPQQVSAQTPEEPSVRTQCLATENTGAQRTDSVPPVQDNVAEDSSDPVQQEPENSLKSTTDCIIGQESKMVPSHTEILPAVAVPPCERDLTMVSDSSNGWTHQAPSKRDGDGSSSRESFHEEGHLNVTVSPEDNLDDRGQEESPLDVLRELGLKTNLKNETFMPSEEEKSQDNLIPGESLYKEEESGIAKLQDESLNVENSGPRADEDMHSKSCNKGEIFDRKDNTEIVRSDSVEASPEEVEEEERQMLKRKPKKHYPPSEDELDDNSDILDSTKMETVERQCSETNPQNAKEENSGDLEESPQMSCEPQSTASMAVEEKDEFSNSEAASEKTEQNEEDSFKSQEEDQPVVIKRKRGRPRKYPIETAFKANDTKTDAGIAPVEQSPPSGKLKVMAPDESSKEAAHLHERNISTDDGEEKMASVRRRGRKPKRSLTLSDDADSSEPERKRQKSVSEGIEDKKDQDSDEEEEEEEEDEPSGATTRSSTRSEAQRSKTQLSPSTKRKREVSPPGARTRGQQRVEEAPVKKAKR